One part of the Nematostella vectensis chromosome 8, jaNemVect1.1, whole genome shotgun sequence genome encodes these proteins:
- the LOC5501626 gene encoding chondroitin sulfate ABC exolyase (The sequence of the model RefSeq protein was modified relative to this genomic sequence to represent the inferred CDS: added 69 bases not found in genome assembly): MGTALLSTIVLILRTCQLVFANTAEFEFDDQGALADVTTQGSQASISTAHVKSGTSALKWEWPGSGATSPSMVLKVARNVDRNTRRKGGIRFWMYRPHTQVANVANATVEITFNTDAGLSKIIKVNLGFEGWRTAWVTYKELGLRGRNMFRRINSLTFVVKQTGSSGQNYVFIDLLELAEEIAKESRDMVVPYLPGTPEQDARNSYQRTYYWAVRRVPDAPDYPDIAEQMDNIRRVEERVENWYQDLDRSSYSTYPNSLSNVRAEKWKSLQKTINDAHILYEALLARNGISKKGISLIIKPALFSRNSPHGKTKKRPGANKVEKLKNTIEYYDKMKFSFMTEIILQPLAIDFILKSREKEIRDMIQTETPFLRASATVREQAIERIAGTSKAMKNMLNGVTTEDDLEKAIGALNEERRDRVITMLKYLYDQGMAEGSALGSLDHEWNMNAAGFQHGVFAVRKHLEADFLDKMIKACKWFNDFNEVYGKSSTHGFEFDGTTSDQMKVHMFFRILTVLSMPEDDNDKKKKKIRDMHACKDNADNSMAINLGLGGVFKPDGSSFHHQTYYGAAYAPYAVQTASIVQFILDGTKFQLGVSAVKNLHLCLETYRAVAVKYSTPSSLAGRFPNYKKEVLASIIPAYAYIACKEATTRGCTKIEDTGMLLRLYYKTSNPTISDTTLEKRLQDGSPSKGSYYLNTIGSLDILQWVVGKAGGAAPETTPSGHWSLNFAGLSVQRRDQWAVAAKGFNKNVWDFESGGKENLYGLFESHGTLQISNDEESLIKYDVENGWDWTLIPGATAVNISPKHLELKSMRFYNKKTLAGGVSLCGAHQVHTNPLKCEPRNGVFAMHYDKPDYETKEQDSPAASMTFEFKKSYVFFNNLIVCLVSDVEFRSNAKNTYHAHTALFQEKDTGGSIKVEGVDYKLSGSDQTFDSANMGTDVTLEDTSGNIYSITDVQNNGRLHVKISDQQSKTDQGKNSKGRYATAWVQHPDNATPLRYNILVNGGPLMPGDLRKVRILQDRGNAHIVELDNLPSRGSKIFAYSIFEPTITGTATLGGPVNEVTHECTMMLEKGPKYLIIALSNPGFKLVRDPNKEQKVPCENTPDSAYEEMSAQSDVTKEILYCSKSDSQSITVTLQSKYSERKGWKVESVWVNNINKKDNPSDFVTQDRFKLEFKKLENGFTTEVKLVNKI, translated from the exons GCAGAATTTGAGTTTGACGACCAAGGAGCTCTTGCTGATGTGACTACACAAGGCTCTCAAGCATCCATATCAACTGCACACGTAAAAAGCGGGACCTCTGCTTTAAAATGGGAGTGGCCTGGCTCAGGAGCTACAAGCCCCTCGATGGTGTTAAAAGTGGCGAGGAATGTTGATCGGAACACTAGAAG AAAAGGTGGCATAAGGTTTTGGATGTACCGCCCGCACACTCAAGTGGCAAATGTTGCAAACGCGACCGTGGAAATCACCTTTAACACAGACGCCGGTTTGTCCAAGATCATAAAAGTCAACTTGGGGTTCGAGGGCTGGCGTACAGCCTGGGTGACCTATAAGGAACTAGGATTGAGGGGAAGAAATATGTTTAGACGTATTAA CTCTTTGACGTTTGTAGTCAAGCAGACAGGAAGCAGTGGTCAAAACTACGTCTTTATTGACCTGCTAGAGCTGGCCGAGGAGATCGCAAAGGAAAGCCGAGATATGGTAGTACCATATTTACCAGGCACACCTGAACAGGACGCCAGGAATTCGTACCAGAGGACTTACTATTGGGCTGTG AGAAGAGTTCCGGATGCGCCTGATTACCCTGATATAGCTGAACAGATGGACAACATCCGGAGGGTCGAGGAAAGAGTCGAGAATTGGTACCAAGATCTAGATAGATCGTCGTACTCTACCTATCCAAATTCCTTGTCAAACGTGCGGGCAGAGAAATGGAAGTCATTACAAAAAACTATCAACGATGCACATATTTTATATGAAGCTTTGTTGGCAAGAAATGGCATATCAAAAAAAGGCATATCGTTAATAATCAAACCAGCACTGTTTTCGAGAAACTCACCACACGGGAAGACTAAGAAACGACCAGGAGCGAACAAAGTTGAAAAATTGAAGAACACTATTGAATATTATGACAAAATGAAGTTCTCGTTTATGACTGAAATTATATTACAGCCCCTTGCCATTGACTTTATTCTAAAGAGTCGAGAGAAGGAGATTAGAGACATGATTCAAACGGAGACACCTTTTTTGAGAGCTTCAGCCACGGTGCGGGAACAAGCGATAGAGAGAATCGCAGggacaagcaaggcaatgAAGAATATGTTGAATGGTGTGACAACAGAAGATGACTTGGAAAAGGCGATTGGTGCGCTTAACGAGGAGAGAAGAGACAGGGTTATTACTATGCTGAAGTATTTATACGACCAAG GAATGGCTGAAGGTAGCGCACTCGGTTCCCTGGATCACGAGTGGAATATGAACGCCGCCGGATTCCAACATGGCGTCTTTGCCGTCCGCAAACACCTAGAGGCTGACTTTCTCGATAAGATGATCAAGGCATGCAAATGGTTCAATGACTTCAATGAAGTCTACGGCAAAAGCTCCACTCATGGATTTGAATTCGACGGCACAACGTCTGATCAAATGAAGGTCCACATGTTCTTTAGAATCCTGACAGTGCTTTCCATGCCAGAAGATGATAAcgataaaaagaagaaaaagattcGCGATATGCATGCTTGCAAGGATAACGCGGATAACTCAATGGCTATAAACCTGGGTCTGGGCGGCGTCTTCAAACCAGACGGCTCCTCCTTCCATCACCAAACGTACTACGGAGCTGCCTACGCCCCGTACGCAGTGCAGACCGCATCCATCGTGCAGTTCATTCTCGACGGGACAAAATTCCAGCTTGGCGTCAGCGCTGTTAAGAACTTGCACTTGTGTCTAGAGACATATCGAGCTGTTGCTGTGAAGTATTCCACACCGAGTAGTTTAGCAGGAAGGTTTCCAAACTACAAAAAGGAGGTACTGGCTAGTATAATCCCTGCTTACGCGTACATCGCATGTAAAGAAGCCACAACTAGGGGTTGTACAAAAATAGAAGATACTGGAATGCTGCTACGTCTTTATTACAAAACTAGCAATCCGACAATCAGTGATACAACCCTAGAGAAGAGGCTTCAAGATGGCTCACCATCTAAAGGCTCCTACTACTTAAACACTATTGGATCTCTTGATATCCTGCAGtgggtcgttggtaaggctgGTGGGGCAGCACCCGAAACAACACCCTCGGGGCACTGGAGTCTGAACTTTGCGGGATTATCCGTTCAGAGGAGGGACCAGTGGGCCGTAGCAGCGAAAGGGTTTAACAAGAACGTCTGGGACTTTGAAAGCGGGGGGAAAGAGAACTTGTACGGATTGTTTGAAAGTCATGGAACCTTACAGATTTCCAACGATGAGGAATCGCTCATCAAGTATGACGTGGAAAACGGTTGGGACTGGACCCTAATCCCAGGGGCCACAGCGGTCAACATTTCACCAAAACATCTAGAGCTTAAGTCAATGCGGTTCTACAACAAGAAGACGTTAGCTGGCGGTGTGAGTCTATGTGGAGCCCACCAGGTACACACCAATCCCCTGAAATGTGAACCCAGGAATGGTGTGTTTGCTATGCACTATGATAAACCAGACTATGAGACGAAGGAACAAGACTCGCCAGCTGCGAGTATGACCTTTGAGTTCAAGAAGTCGTACGTATTCTTTAACAATCTGATCGTATGTCTAGTGAGTGATGTCGAATTCCGAAGTAACGCAAAAAATACTTACCACGCTCATACGGCCTTGTTCCAAGAAAAGGATACCGGTGGCTCTATAAAAGTAGAGGGTGTAGATTACAAACTTTCGGGTTCCGATCAAACCTTCGATTCTGCAAACATGGGTACGGATGTGACTCTAGAAGACACTTCTGGTAACATCTACAGTATCACAGACGTGCAAAACAACGGACGATTACATGTTAAGATAAGTGATCAGCAATCAAAAACCGACCAAGGTAAAAACTCAAAGGGCCGCTATGCAACAGCCTGGGTCCAACACCCTGACAATGCAACGCCTTTAAGATATAACATCCTTGTTAATGGTGGACCACTCATGCCGGGTGACCTGAGAAAAGTCCGTATACTACAAGACCGGGGGAACGCCCACATCGTGGAATTGGACAATCTGCCGAGCAGGGGGAGTAAAATATTCGCGTATTCtatatttgagcccacaattaCAGGAACCGCAACACTTGGAGGTCCGGTGAATGAAGTAACGCATGAATGTACGATGATGCTGGAAAAAGGACCGAAATACCTGATTATTGCGCTTAGTAACCCTGGATTCAAGCTGGTCAGAGATCCGAACAAGGAGCAAAAAGTCCCGTGTGAAAATACCCCTGACAGTGCTTATGAAGAGATGTCAGCGCAGTCAGACGTCACTAAGGAGATCCTCTACTGTTCCAAGAGTGATTCCCAGTCAATTACCGTTACGTTGCAGAGTAAATACAGCGAAAGAAAAGGCTGGAAAGTGGAGAGCGTATGGGTGAATAATATAAATAAGAAGGATAACCCATCAGATTTTGTTACTCAAGACAGGTTCAAACTCGAGTTTAAGAAGCTTGAAAATGGCTTTACCACCGAAGTCAAACTTGTCAACAAGATATAG
- the LOC116621232 gene encoding uncharacterized protein LOC116621232, giving the protein MSDRSGLNLSPSRVLNGSDLLPSVCECECDSPLGVVVLAVLLTIETLLCCYLVYPWVKKHLAEWRSAVRRSSQSNTTVPRSLNPALLAKIVQCTRERNLTNPIYQIRGKIHNHSPSVKLPHSIVRNFRVIFHRARKIDKNIPEEEGERFEVTEGGIGQELMYAEPYEETAVCANEDASIPTDKINHYYYIGDKSDPSKISVPSDESHGADGAVRGASSPTQVMLEGRKEAGARVEVHYYHTLEPTNENTKTDHMRKASRVCSIEDLEMEEL; this is encoded by the exons ATGTCTGATAGGAGTGGTTTGAATCTATCGCCTTCTCGAGTGTTGAACGGATCTGATCTATTGCCAAGTGTTTGTGAGTGTGAGTGTGACTCGCCATTAGGTGTCGTGGTACTAGCCGTGTTGCTTACCATCGAGACTTTGCTGTGCTGCTACCTCGTGTACCCGTGGGTTAAAAAGCACTTGGCTGAATGGAG GTCAGCGGTAAGACGATCCTCGCAAAGCAATACCACAGTCCCTAGAAGCCTCAACCCAGCCTTGCTCGCCAAAATAGTGCAGTGTACCCGTGAGAGAAATTTGACGAATCCTATATATCAAATCAGAGGGAAAATTCACAACCATTCTCCATCAGTTAAACTACCTCATTCTATTGTAAGAAATTTCAGAGTGATATTTCATCGTGCGAGgaaaattgacaaaaatatACCCGAGGAGGAAGGGGAGAGGTTTGAAGTTACTGAGGGGGGGATCGGCCAGGAGCTGATGTACGCCGAGCCGTACGAAGAGACTGCAGTTTGTGCGAATGAGGATGCAAGCATTCCAACAGACAAAATcaaccattattattatattggTGACAAATCTGACCCGTCAAAGATATCAGTTCCCTCAGACGAGAGCCATGGAGCAGATGGTGCCGTTCGTGGAGCATCAAGTCCAACACAGGTCATGCTGGAGGGACGCAAAGAGGCAGGAGCCAGGGTCGAGGTCCATTATTACCATACTTTAGAGCCCActaatgaaaatacaaaaacagaCCATATGCGCAAGGCATCACGGGTATGCTCGATCGAGGACCTGGAAATGGAAGAGTTGTAA